From one uncultured Paludibacter sp. genomic stretch:
- the deoC gene encoding Deoxyribose-phosphate aldolase, with product MKDFKALFNEYQCDSLTDEVVKKNVEDILSKYFDENNTKEVYKKCLNLIDLTSLNGTDTEGEITSMMKKVNEFEVNFPDLQNVAAVCVYPAMVPVVKANLTEPIGIASVAAGFPASQTFIEVKVAETAMAVMEGATEIDVVISLGKFLEGKYDEVFEELEEIKTSCREAHLKVILETGALTNAADIKKASVLSMAANADFIKTSTGKIPVAATTEATYVMCTAIKEWYEKTGIKVGYKPAGGIVTTEDAVKHYTLVKEILGEEWLNNEMFRFGASRLANNLLTSIEGRNIKYF from the coding sequence ATGAAAGATTTTAAAGCATTATTCAACGAATATCAATGTGATTCATTGACTGATGAAGTTGTAAAGAAAAATGTAGAAGACATTTTGTCGAAATATTTTGATGAAAATAATACGAAAGAAGTATATAAAAAATGCTTAAATTTAATTGATTTAACTTCCTTAAACGGTACTGATACTGAAGGAGAAATCACTTCTATGATGAAAAAAGTCAATGAATTTGAGGTAAATTTCCCCGATTTACAAAATGTAGCTGCGGTTTGTGTCTATCCCGCGATGGTTCCTGTAGTAAAAGCCAATTTAACAGAGCCTATCGGAATAGCTTCCGTAGCTGCGGGTTTTCCGGCTTCGCAAACTTTCATTGAAGTAAAAGTAGCCGAAACAGCAATGGCGGTAATGGAAGGAGCGACAGAAATTGATGTGGTAATTTCACTCGGTAAATTCTTGGAAGGTAAATACGATGAAGTATTTGAGGAATTGGAAGAAATTAAAACCTCTTGCAGAGAGGCTCATTTAAAAGTAATTTTAGAAACGGGAGCGTTAACAAATGCTGCTGATATTAAAAAAGCATCTGTATTATCAATGGCTGCTAATGCTGACTTTATTAAAACTTCTACGGGAAAAATACCTGTAGCAGCAACCACTGAAGCTACTTATGTTATGTGTACAGCAATAAAAGAATGGTATGAAAAAACAGGAATAAAAGTGGGATATAAACCGGCAGGAGGAATTGTAACTACCGAAGATGCCGTGAAACATTATACCCTGGTAAAAGAAATTCTGGGTGAAGAATGGTTGAACAATGAAATGTTCCGTTTTGGCGCTAGCCGTTTAGCAAATAATTTATTGACATCTATTGAAGGACGAAATATAAAATATTTTTAA
- a CDS encoding 5'-Nucleotidase domain-containing protein encodes MKKYFFYILVLSTLLSCSSKKWVLTDYKTSKISIDSSLNSIADKNMTAFIAPIKQSLDKEMNQVIGQSAEEMTVGKPESLLSNWNADVYREAATDFLKSPVDIGIVNLGGLRTSLPKGNITVRNIFEQMPFENELVLLWLKGSDVKELMDIFALEGGQGISGIRFEIKDKKAVNISVNGQLLDENKTYIIATSDYLAGGNDRMIPLTKAVKRMDTGLKLRNILMEKVIRENRKGNKIQSELDGRIKTIQ; translated from the coding sequence ATGAAAAAATATTTCTTCTACATTTTAGTTTTGTCAACATTATTAAGTTGCAGTTCCAAAAAATGGGTTTTAACCGATTATAAAACCTCTAAAATTTCCATTGACTCTTCTTTAAATTCCATAGCCGATAAAAATATGACGGCATTCATTGCTCCCATAAAACAAAGTTTGGACAAAGAAATGAATCAGGTTATTGGACAATCTGCTGAAGAAATGACTGTAGGGAAACCCGAGAGTTTACTCTCGAACTGGAATGCGGATGTTTACAGAGAAGCAGCAACCGATTTTTTAAAATCTCCGGTGGATATTGGAATTGTAAATTTGGGCGGATTACGCACTTCGTTGCCGAAAGGAAATATTACTGTACGAAATATTTTTGAACAAATGCCTTTTGAAAATGAATTGGTTTTGCTTTGGCTAAAAGGTTCGGATGTAAAAGAATTGATGGATATTTTTGCTTTGGAAGGCGGTCAAGGTATTTCGGGCATTCGTTTTGAAATTAAAGATAAGAAAGCGGTTAATATTTCCGTGAACGGACAACTTTTGGACGAAAACAAAACGTATATCATAGCTACCAGCGATTATTTAGCCGGTGGAAACGACCGTATGATTCCTCTGACAAAAGCCGTTAAAAGGATGGACACAGGTTTGAAATTAAGAAATATCTTGATGGAAAAAGTCATCCGTGAAAATCGGAAAGGAAATAAAATTCAGTCGGAATTAGATGGAAGAATAAAAACTATTCAGTAA
- the tyrS gene encoding Tyrosine--tRNA ligase, with protein sequence MNFIEELTWRGMIHSVMPGTEEQLKKEMTAAYIGFDPTSDSLHVGSFAQIMLLKRFQLAGHKPIVLVGGATGMIGDPSGKSQERNLLDENILQKNLNGIKSQLSRFLDFDSEMPNKAEMVNNYDWMKNFTFLEFIRDIGKHITVNYMMAKDSVKKRLGEESKSGMSFTEFTYQLVQGYDFLYLNQHKNCKLQMGGSDQWGNITTGTELIRRKTGGEAFALTXNLITKSDGGKFGKTESGNVWLDKRYTSPYKFYQFWLNVSDEDAEKYIKIFTLIDKEEIEKLIEEHKAAPHLRTLQKRLAKEITVMVHSQEDYEAALEASSILFGNSTSETLKKLDEDTLLSVFEGVPQFKIDLEELKSGIKAIEXXTEKAAVFPSKGEMRKMVQSGGVSLNKEKFTDQDLLITTAELLNNKYLLVQKGKKNYYFLIAE encoded by the coding sequence ATGAACTTTATTGAAGAACTTACCTGGCGTGGAATGATACATTCCGTAATGCCCGGCACCGAAGAACAACTGAAAAAAGAAATGACTGCGGCTTACATCGGATTTGATCCTACATCAGATTCGTTACACGTGGGAAGTTTTGCGCAAATTATGCTGCTTAAAAGATTTCAGTTGGCAGGACATAAACCGATTGTTTTAGTTGGAGGTGCAACAGGAATGATTGGCGACCCTTCAGGAAAATCGCAGGAGCGTAACCTGCTTGATGAAAATATATTGCAAAAAAACCTCAACGGAATAAAATCGCAATTGTCTAGGTTTTTGGATTTTGATTCAGAAATGCCAAATAAAGCAGAAATGGTAAATAATTATGATTGGATGAAAAATTTTACCTTTCTGGAATTTATTCGTGATATCGGGAAACACATCACAGTAAATTATATGATGGCGAAAGACAGCGTGAAAAAACGATTGGGAGAAGAATCAAAAAGCGGAATGTCGTTCACTGAATTTACTTATCAATTGGTACAAGGATATGATTTTTTGTATTTGAATCAGCATAAAAACTGCAAATTGCAAATGGGCGGTTCAGATCAGTGGGGAAATATAACTACCGGAACTGAACTTATTCGACGTAAAACAGGAGGAGAAGCTTTTGCGTTGACAATNAATTTGATAACAAAATCAGACGGAGGAAAATTTGGAAAAACTGAAAGTGGAAATGTTTGGTTGGACAAAAGATATACTTCGCCTTACAAATTTTATCAATTTTGGTTGAATGTAAGCGATGAAGATGCCGAAAAGTATATTAAAATCTTTACATTGATTGATAAAGAAGAAATAGAAAAATTAATTGAAGAACACAAAGCAGCGCCGCATTTACGAACTTTGCAAAAACGTTTGGCAAAAGAAATTACGGTAATGGTACATTCGCAAGAAGATTACGAGGCGGCTTTGGAAGCATCAAGTATATTATTTGGAAATTCCACCTCCGAAACATTGAAAAAACTGGATGAAGATACATTGTTGAGCGTTTTTGAAGGNGTTCCTCAATTTAAAATTGATTTGGAAGAATTAAAATCCGGAATAAAAGCCATAGAATTNNTTACAGAAAAAGCNGCNGTATTTCCTTCAAAAGGGGAAATGCGTAAAATGGTGCAAAGCGGGGGCGTGAGCTTAAATAAAGAAAAATTTACCGACCAAGATTTGCTGATAACAACCGCCGAGTTATTAAATAATAAGTATTTACTGGTACAAAAAGGGAAGAAGAATTATTATTTTTTGATTGCGGAATAA
- the msbA gene encoding Lipid A export ATP-binding/permease protein MsbA, translating to MFKFIELIKRFIPPYKKYVFLSLLFNLLSTVFSLFSFAAIIPILQILFGLSKATAVYQPWSWNDGIQNIFSALKNNVFYEIEKTIQHVGAQSALIYIGVFLVLMTLLKVGTSYLGSYFVIPIRIGVLRDLRNKLFKKILDLPIGFFTNERKGDIMARMTSDVVEVEASVISSLDMVLKNPIMILIYLITLFAMSWQLTFFVLLLLPASSWLIGKIGKSLKRRSTIGQQQTGELLSQIEETLGGLRVVKAFNAEEKVNARFYQLNEKLRRTLFRINRRFNMAHPISELLGTIIVAVLLWFGGYLILGHNGSLGAAEFIYYLVIFYSIIPPSKDLSKATYSIQRGMASLDRIDKILLAKDNITEIPNPEKIPTHIENIEFKNLSFKYLNDWVLKDINLTVPLGKTVAVVGQSGSGKSTLVDLLPRFYDPVKGEILLNGTNIKNFTKRDLRSLMGNVNQEAILFNDTFFNNIAFGVENATLEQVMDAAKIANAHEFIMVTENGYETTIGDRGSKLSGGQRQRISIARAVLKNPPILILDEATSALDTESEFMVQEALDKLMQNRTTLVVAHRLSTIKKADLICVLHEGEIVERGKHDELIALKGYYKKLVDMQSF from the coding sequence ATGTTCAAATTTATAGAATTAATAAAAAGATTTATTCCGCCGTATAAAAAATACGTTTTTCTGAGTTTGCTGTTCAATTTACTTTCCACGGTATTCAGTTTATTTTCGTTTGCGGCAATTATTCCTATTTTACAAATTTTATTCGGGCTTTCCAAAGCCACTGCTGTGTATCAGCCATGGTCTTGGAACGATGGAATACAAAATATTTTTTCCGCTTTAAAGAACAATGTTTTTTATGAAATAGAAAAAACAATCCAACACGTTGGAGCCCAAAGCGCACTAATTTACATCGGCGTATTTTTGGTCTTAATGACATTGCTGAAAGTGGGCACTTCTTATCTTGGTTCATATTTTGTAATTCCAATCCGTATAGGGGTTTTACGCGATTTAAGAAATAAACTCTTCAAAAAAATACTCGATTTGCCTATCGGATTTTTTACAAACGAACGTAAAGGCGATATTATGGCACGTATGACAAGCGATGTGGTAGAAGTAGAAGCATCAGTCATCAGTTCATTGGATATGGTTCTGAAAAATCCGATTATGATTTTGATTTATTTAATTACTCTTTTTGCTATGAGTTGGCAACTTACTTTTTTTGTGCTGTTGCTTTTGCCTGCAAGTTCGTGGTTAATAGGAAAAATAGGAAAATCATTAAAAAGACGTTCTACTATCGGGCAGCAACAAACAGGCGAATTGTTATCGCAAATTGAGGAAACCTTGGGAGGATTACGTGTGGTAAAAGCATTTAATGCCGAAGAAAAAGTAAATGCACGTTTTTACCAGTTAAATGAAAAACTTCGTCGTACACTGTTTCGCATCAACCGCCGATTTAATATGGCGCATCCTATAAGCGAATTGCTTGGAACAATTATAGTAGCTGTATTGCTGTGGTTTGGAGGATATTTAATTTTAGGACACAACGGTTCGCTGGGAGCGGCGGAGTTTATTTATTATCTGGTAATTTTTTACAGTATAATTCCTCCTTCAAAAGATCTTTCAAAAGCAACATATAGCATCCAGCGTGGGATGGCTTCTTTAGACCGAATTGACAAAATTTTATTGGCGAAAGATAATATTACGGAAATCCCAAATCCTGAAAAAATCCCCACACACATCGAAAATATTGAATTTAAAAACCTGAGCTTTAAATATTTAAATGATTGGGTTTTGAAAGACATAAATCTAACCGTTCCATTGGGAAAAACAGTAGCTGTTGTCGGTCAATCCGGGTCAGGAAAATCCACATTGGTAGATTTACTTCCGCGTTTTTACGATCCGGTAAAAGGCGAAATCTTATTGAATGGAACTAATATCAAAAATTTCACGAAGCGCGATTTACGTTCGCTGATGGGAAATGTAAACCAAGAAGCCATTTTATTTAACGATACTTTTTTCAACAACATTGCTTTCGGCGTGGAAAATGCCACATTGGAACAGGTAATGGACGCTGCAAAAATTGCAAATGCACACGAATTTATTATGGTAACCGAAAACGGTTACGAAACCACTATTGGCGATCGCGGGAGTAAACTTTCAGGCGGACAGCGGCAACGTATAAGCATTGCGCGTGCCGTGTTGAAAAATCCGCCTATACTAATTTTGGATGAAGCAACTTCTGCTCTTGACACCGAATCGGAATTTATGGTGCAGGAAGCATTGGATAAATTAATGCAAAACCGCACAACACTGGTTGTTGCACATCGTCTTTCAACTATTAAAAAAGCTGATTTAATTTGCGTATTGCACGAAGGAGAAATTGTAGAACGCGGCAAACACGATGAATTGATTGCTTTGAAAGGATATTATAAGAAACTGGTTGATATGCAGAGTTTCTAG
- a CDS encoding exported hypothetical protein (Evidence 5 : Unknown function), whose protein sequence is MEFFKKHITFLFILFFLLPVCFNSGTDSSFSVLAVTASTPKKKQISTSKKSNTKNKKSSKNKQGKNNKKQIRTKKTQNKGKINSGNNNKKQEQTQNLESVAANPKLDYAHSSTKTVFPYKLTDFERKQIIAYEKDPNKIDVIYESPSSNKKIWFKISLLPTYEAVEGRLRDEYIHQIEKNRNKNKKWETPNPILIKEYGSKYICNGIKGTFHLTEKKHRQVRVYECGTWLFSLFLSSDNSDEDEFEKTADMIADYFKPEHLTELKPLNIKPNISFERELLKDTVFMGPMIGSGFTKLDWVRENVRENERASGFPDLYLPMHLAAMDKFLQLASKKRMSNSLQAQKYYEDLLEIKQAGFMSEFIMEQFNKVMIVPPNIKLNYDAFHQWRAGKNISVDLNKKWYIICYRK, encoded by the coding sequence ATGGAGTTTTTTAAAAAACATATAACATTCCTTTTCATTCTGTTTTTTCTCTTACCCGTTTGTTTTAATTCAGGTACCGATTCTTCTTTTTCGGTTTTAGCTGTAACTGCTTCCACACCGAAGAAAAAACAAATTTCAACATCTAAAAAGAGCAATACAAAAAATAAAAAATCATCAAAAAACAAACAAGGGAAAAATAATAAAAAACAAATCCGGACGAAAAAAACTCAAAATAAGGGAAAAATCAATTCCGGTAACAACAATAAAAAACAGGAACAGACGCAAAATTTAGAATCAGTTGCAGCAAATCCGAAGTTAGATTATGCGCATTCCTCAACAAAAACCGTTTTTCCTTATAAATTAACCGATTTTGAACGGAAACAAATTATTGCGTACGAAAAAGACCCCAACAAAATAGATGTTATCTATGAATCACCGTCGAGTAATAAAAAAATTTGGTTTAAAATAAGTTTGCTTCCAACGTATGAAGCTGTAGAAGGGCGATTGAGAGACGAATATATTCATCAGATAGAAAAAAACAGAAACAAAAATAAAAAATGGGAAACGCCAAACCCAATTCTGATTAAAGAATATGGTTCAAAATATATTTGTAACGGAATAAAAGGAACATTCCATTTAACAGAAAAAAAACATCGACAGGTTCGTGTATATGAATGTGGAACTTGGTTGTTTTCTCTTTTCCTGTCGTCTGATAACAGCGATGAAGATGAATTTGAAAAAACAGCCGATATGATTGCTGATTATTTTAAACCGGAACATCTTACGGAATTAAAACCATTGAATATAAAACCCAATATCAGTTTTGAGCGTGAATTGCTGAAAGATACGGTTTTTATGGGACCGATGATAGGAAGCGGTTTTACTAAATTGGACTGGGTAAGAGAAAACGTACGTGAAAACGAACGTGCTTCCGGATTTCCTGATTTGTATTTGCCTATGCATTTGGCTGCAATGGACAAGTTTCTTCAATTGGCATCAAAAAAGAGAATGTCAAATAGTTTGCAGGCGCAAAAATACTATGAAGACCTTTTGGAGATTAAACAAGCAGGATTTATGTCTGAGTTTATTATGGAGCAGTTTAATAAAGTTATGATAGTTCCGCCAAATATAAAACTCAATTACGATGCTTTTCATCAATGGCGTGCAGGTAAAAATATCAGCGTAGATTTAAATAAAAAATGGTACATTATATGTTACAGAAAATAA
- a CDS encoding conserved hypothetical protein (Evidence 4 : Unknown function but conserved in other organisms), translated as MTIKEAQQAVDKWIKTYGVRYFSELTNMAILTEEVGEVARIIARKYGEQSFKEADKEVDLADEMADVLWVLMCLANQTGVDLETALKNNIEKKTKRDIERHRNNPKLK; from the coding sequence ATGACCATAAAAGAAGCGCAACAAGCCGTTGACAAATGGATAAAAACCTATGGAGTTCGCTATTTTAGTGAACTCACTAATATGGCGATTCTCACGGAAGAAGTAGGAGAGGTTGCTCGTATTATTGCTCGTAAATACGGTGAACAATCATTTAAAGAAGCCGATAAAGAGGTAGATTTAGCAGATGAAATGGCAGATGTATTGTGGGTTTTAATGTGTTTGGCAAATCAAACAGGAGTGGATTTAGAAACTGCGCTGAAAAATAATATTGAAAAGAAAACGAAACGTGATATAGAAAGACATAGAAACAATCCAAAATTAAAATAA
- the purB gene encoding Adenylosuccinate lyase, which translates to MPHNLLMAISPIDGRYKSKSQVYSGYFSEFALIRYRILVEVEYFIALCELPLKQLVNIPSDIFPKLQEIYIDFTIDDALKIKQIETVTNHDVKAVEYFLKEKFDELKLTDYKEFIHFGLTSQDINNTAIPLSIKKALDEVYVPELNAVMEKLSQMAEEWKNVSMLAKTHGQPASPTRLGKEIMVFVSRLKSQLEILKNTPQSAKFGGATGNFNAHNVAYPEIDWKNFGNKFVAEKLELQREEWTTQISNYDNLAALFDALKRINTILIDFCRDIWTYISMEYFKQKIKEGEIGSSAMPHKVNPIDFENAEGNLGMANTVLEFLSAKLPVSRLQRDLTDSTVLRNVGVPFAHTMIATQSILKGLDKLLLNETAITNDLDKNWAVVAEGIQTILRRENYPQPYEALKKLTRTNEGISENSIRNFIEELDVNESVKEELRKITPRNYTGI; encoded by the coding sequence ATGCCACACAATTTATTGATGGCTATATCGCCTATTGACGGACGATACAAGTCCAAAAGCCAGGTTTATTCCGGTTACTTTTCGGAGTTTGCGCTTATCCGCTACCGGATATTGGTAGAAGTAGAATATTTCATTGCTTTATGTGAACTGCCTCTAAAACAATTGGTAAATATCCCTTCTGATATTTTTCCGAAATTACAAGAAATTTATATTGATTTTACGATTGATGATGCGCTAAAAATCAAGCAAATAGAAACCGTTACCAATCACGACGTAAAAGCAGTGGAGTATTTCCTGAAAGAAAAATTTGACGAATTGAAGTTAACTGATTATAAAGAATTTATTCATTTCGGACTCACATCGCAAGACATCAATAACACTGCCATTCCTCTATCTATAAAAAAAGCGTTGGATGAAGTTTATGTTCCCGAGTTAAACGCTGTAATGGAAAAACTTTCTCAAATGGCAGAAGAATGGAAAAACGTGTCAATGCTCGCAAAAACGCATGGACAACCTGCTTCTCCTACCCGTTTGGGAAAAGAAATAATGGTTTTTGTTAGCCGTTTAAAAAGTCAATTAGAAATACTCAAAAACACGCCGCAATCAGCAAAGTTTGGAGGAGCTACCGGAAATTTCAATGCTCATAATGTAGCTTATCCTGAAATTGACTGGAAAAATTTCGGGAATAAATTTGTGGCGGAAAAACTCGAGTTGCAACGCGAAGAATGGACTACACAAATTTCCAATTACGATAATTTGGCAGCGCTTTTTGACGCTCTGAAGCGCATAAATACTATTCTGATTGATTTTTGCCGTGATATTTGGACATACATTTCGATGGAATATTTCAAACAGAAAATAAAAGAAGGCGAAATAGGTTCATCGGCAATGCCGCACAAAGTAAACCCGATTGATTTTGAAAACGCCGAAGGAAATCTTGGAATGGCAAATACCGTATTGGAATTTTTATCGGCAAAATTACCCGTTTCGCGTTTGCAACGTGATTTAACCGATAGTACCGTTTTACGTAACGTGGGCGTACCTTTTGCACATACAATGATTGCCACACAAAGCATTCTCAAGGGACTGGATAAACTTTTGTTGAATGAAACGGCGATTACAAACGATTTGGATAAAAATTGGGCGGTAGTGGCAGAAGGAATTCAAACCATTCTTCGCCGTGAAAATTACCCGCAACCATACGAAGCTTTGAAAAAACTCACACGCACAAACGAAGGAATTAGTGAAAATTCCATTCGTAATTTTATAGAAGAATTGGATGTGAATGAAAGTGTGAAAGAAGAATTGAGAAAAATTACACCGAGAAATTATACGGGGATATAA
- a CDS encoding exported hypothetical protein (Evidence 5 : Unknown function) — MMKKNFQKISIVVFTAAFISLVGISCNKKSQQDSTQSDTTIVQIDTTNKEVVVYTYSQKDVVVKEAKNQLDELDKQITKMKEDLKENSEKLSAEAKAKYEAAIKDLEKARDNYSNTVDRVQQSTEENWDAAKAEMDSASNKAKESINEGLEDFQTAVNKAIDNVQNAVKK, encoded by the coding sequence ATGATGAAAAAGAATTTTCAAAAAATAAGCATAGTGGTATTTACAGCTGCTTTTATTTCATTAGTTGGTATATCTTGTAATAAAAAATCGCAACAGGATAGTACACAATCAGATACGACTATCGTTCAAATTGATACAACTAACAAAGAAGTAGTAGTTTACACTTATTCTCAGAAAGATGTAGTAGTAAAAGAAGCTAAAAATCAACTTGATGAGCTTGATAAGCAGATAACTAAAATGAAAGAAGATTTGAAAGAAAACAGCGAAAAATTATCTGCTGAAGCAAAAGCAAAATATGAAGCTGCAATTAAGGATCTTGAAAAGGCAAGAGACAATTATTCGAACACGGTCGATCGCGTTCAGCAAAGTACCGAAGAAAATTGGGATGCAGCTAAAGCGGAAATGGATAGCGCTTCAAATAAAGCAAAAGAAAGTATAAATGAAGGATTGGAAGATTTTCAAACAGCGGTAAATAAAGCGATAGATAACGTACAAAATGCCGTTAAAAAGTAA
- a CDS encoding exported hypothetical protein (Evidence 5 : Unknown function) gives MKKITLLLLALSMVSLTNAVIWVNPLTTGRPISTYYLGDKLSSPDWYFNFEIGQASWDKSEVGIGQNPDGVTGWDWADANWYQDGSGSNKQVRRNIGGFQFTATGEWYVVGRARAVSTDPWTYADEGGWTDETTLTCSTTSKSCPYFSVSALSNPSSLSSSNVGVSTLDLSWAKWNSRNVMIVRFITSAGAANSPVQGTAYSVGSTLGTGTVVYNGDATSFSDSGLSASTNYTYVFYSENYSYYSDGASINVTTSVLTGVNKLESSLKLSGNDGKVTARFDGAAKIELYSATGQLIRSANAINEFSEAVKTGMYLVRIDGITHKLIVK, from the coding sequence ATGAAAAAAATTACTCTTTTATTATTAGCACTATCAATGGTTTCATTGACTAATGCCGTGATTTGGGTAAATCCTTTAACAACAGGACGCCCTATAAGTACATATTATTTAGGAGATAAATTGAGCTCTCCTGATTGGTATTTTAATTTTGAAATAGGTCAAGCAAGTTGGGATAAATCAGAAGTGGGTATCGGACAAAATCCAGATGGAGTAACAGGTTGGGACTGGGCAGATGCTAATTGGTATCAAGATGGCAGTGGTTCAAATAAGCAAGTTCGCAGGAATATTGGCGGATTTCAATTTACAGCTACAGGCGAATGGTATGTTGTTGGTAGGGCAAGAGCCGTATCAACCGATCCATGGACCTATGCTGATGAAGGTGGTTGGACAGATGAAACAACTTTAACTTGTAGTACAACTTCTAAATCTTGTCCTTATTTCTCAGTTTCAGCATTATCAAATCCCTCATCTTTATCATCTTCTAATGTAGGTGTTTCTACTCTTGACTTATCTTGGGCTAAGTGGAACAGCAGAAACGTGATGATTGTTAGATTTATAACATCTGCAGGTGCTGCAAATTCACCTGTGCAAGGAACTGCATACAGTGTGGGAAGTACTTTAGGAACAGGAACAGTTGTTTACAATGGAGATGCAACCAGTTTCTCTGATTCAGGATTGTCGGCTTCGACCAATTACACTTATGTGTTTTATTCAGAAAATTATAGCTATTATTCAGATGGTGCATCAATCAATGTTACTACATCTGTGCTTACCGGAGTTAACAAACTCGAATCTTCTCTGAAACTTTCAGGAAACGATGGAAAAGTTACCGCACGTTTTGATGGTGCTGCAAAAATAGAACTTTATAGTGCCACAGGTCAGTTAATTCGCTCTGCAAATGCGATTAATGAATTTTCGGAAGCAGTTAAAACCGGAATGTATTTGGTTCGAATTGATGGAATTACACATAAATTGATAGTAAAATAA
- the psd gene encoding Phosphatidylserine decarboxylase proenzyme encodes MKYIKIHKEGRWIIVGALFLLFLLNMIVYMEFPKPILAFNLAFSAVLMLFVVFFFRNPRRVVEIDDPSLIVAPADGTVVVIEPVEEPEYFGDQRIQVSIFMSIFNVHANWYPVAGKVIKTAHHKGRHLAAYLPKASTENERSTVVIETPGKTQILVRQIAGALARRIVTYAHVGKQCHLNEHIGFIKFGSRVDLYLPLDAEIFVELGEATSGNETIIARLNE; translated from the coding sequence ATGAAGTACATTAAAATACATAAAGAGGGAAGATGGATTATTGTAGGAGCATTGTTTTTGCTGTTTTTGTTGAATATGATAGTTTATATGGAGTTTCCCAAACCTATTTTAGCTTTTAATTTGGCATTTTCGGCTGTTTTAATGCTTTTTGTAGTATTCTTCTTTCGCAATCCGCGTAGAGTAGTTGAAATTGACGATCCAAGTTTAATAGTAGCTCCTGCAGACGGAACAGTCGTGGTAATTGAGCCGGTGGAAGAACCCGAATATTTTGGAGACCAACGTATTCAGGTTTCCATTTTTATGTCTATTTTTAATGTGCATGCCAATTGGTATCCTGTAGCAGGAAAAGTAATTAAAACCGCACATCATAAGGGGAGGCATCTTGCAGCTTATTTACCGAAGGCAAGTACGGAAAACGAACGTTCGACAGTGGTGATTGAAACGCCCGGTAAAACACAGATTTTAGTTAGACAAATAGCAGGAGCGTTAGCGCGCAGAATTGTAACTTACGCACACGTAGGGAAACAATGTCACTTAAATGAACATATTGGATTTATTAAATTCGGTTCACGTGTTGATTTATATTTGCCCTTGGATGCGGAAATTTTTGTAGAATTGGGAGAAGCTACATCCGGGAATGAAACTATTATAGCTCGCTTAAACGAATAA